The DNA sequence TGAATTTCTTTGATGCGAAGCGTGATCTGCCCGGCTACTTCTGGAATGGGCAAACCCGGATGAGGTGCATGAGTCGGGCGATCGGGCAATCCCTTCAACACGGCTATGCGCATCACATTCAGCGATTGATGGTTACGGGCAATTTCTGCGCACTGGCCGGAATCGACCCTGCACAGGTGGATGCGTGGTATCTGGGCATCTATGTGGATGCCTTCGAATGGGTGGAAATCACCAATACCCGAGGGATGAGCCAATACGCCGATGGCGGCATCATCGGTTCCAAACCCTACGTTTCGTCGGCCAGCTATCTCCACAAAATGGGCGATCATTGCAAATCCTGTGAATACTCCCACAAAGAAAAAACAGGTCCCAACGCCTGCCCATTCAATAGCCTCTATTGGCACTTTCTGGACAGAAATCGGGACCTACTCGGGAAAAATCCCCGCATGACCATGATGTATCGGCTCTGGGACAAGATGGAATCGCCCAATCAGCAAGCCCTTCTGGAAAAGGCGGAAGACGTCCTTGCGCATCTGGAAGAGCTTTGACAAGCCATCTCCTGCCTACTGAACTTGAATCGGCAATGCTTCCACATTTCGGTGGGAAACAAACTGCAAGAGGTACATGCCCGCGGAAATGCCATCGAGCGACCATTGGATGGACTCGTTGGGTCTGCCGGGCCAATCTATCTGCTGGACGATGGCTCCCCGTACGTCTATCAGCATCAGGGTTCCTTCCTCGTATGGAGTCTCCACATTCAATAGATTGGTGGCTGGATTGGGCCAAGCTTGGAGGGTCGCTGCTTTTGTGGGCACATTCACCTCCATCCAATCAGTCCGGCTTTGCGTACCATCCAGATCCGTTTGCGTAATTCGATACCATCGAGCTTGGGGATCAGGCAATGCGTCCTCCCATTGATAAACTTGCAGGTCTCGAGATTCCCCTACAGCTTCCACACGTCCGATTGACCGAATGATTCCTTGGGCCTCCAAGCGCTCCACGTCAAAGTATGCATTGTTGGTTTCACGCCAAGTACCCCACTCCAGCAAGACTCGCCCATCCTGCCAATTTCCCTGAAAATCGGCCCATTCCACGGGAGCGATCATTCCGGCAAAGGCCATGACTTGAATGGTTTCCTCATTGGGGCAAGTCATGCCTGTAGGGATCATTTCCACAGTAATGGCGGTATCGCCATTGACTTCAAGGAGGAAAGAACTGGTATTGGCCTCGAGGAGGGTACCGGTTTCGGTATACCAATTGACCGAGTCTCCCGGGCTTCCTACACTCAACAAGGTATCAGAACCCAGAGAGATCGCCAGTACGGGGTCCAAGCCGGAGTTGGCCTTGGGATAAGATTGCACAAATACCGTATCAAATGCCTGGCCGCACACATTGTGGATTTCGGCCACGATAAGATTCCCGGTATCGGTAGGCGCCCAAGAGAAGCTCTGCTGAACGAGAAAGCTCGAATTCACGCCAATCGCTTTCCACTGCACAGAATCGCCCTTCCAACTGCTGGTAAGCGGAATCGGTGCATCTTCGCAGCCACGGAGGGTATCGGCAGCTGGATTTACCCATTTGGGGGAGACACAATCCACCCATTCCACCTCGGGCAAGGTATCGCGGCATCCCCAACCATCTTGGACAATGGAGCGGTATGTACCGGGCTGTGTCGCGGCAAACGAGGCGGTATTAGCTCCTACGGGAGTTTCATCCCATTGCCACTGGTACTGATAATCGCCTCCTACAGAAGCCTGCAGATTGAGTGGGGCCACGCCCTGATAGGCTACCTGTCCAGCGACATTCAGATTGGGCTGGAAGAGCTGGCAACTGTCTTGGACCAATTGCATGAACTGGGTCAGGTCCTGCATCATCTGGTCATGGGGAAACCCTTCGTGGGTGGTATTGTAGACGATTCTCCAACCATTGGCACCGATGGTCTGCATATTGGAACTGTTGAAGACTTCACCTGAATGGCCAAATCCCGTGAACGGCCCAAATGCGTAGGCTTGCAAGCCAAGACCGTATTCAAAACCGGGAGTCCCTGTAGGCCCTAGGCTTTTCATTTCGGTCCATTCCGCCGCTGAGAGGAAGCTTTCGGTCTGAATTGCCCGGACCCATTTCATCATATCCGGCAGTTTGGAAACCAACGGACCACTTCCGAATAGGACACTGGGCGGAACTTGCGTGACAAGATCAATCGTCCCGTTGTTGTCGATATCCGAGTAGGTTCCCATTTGGGCGCCACTCAGGATATTGGCGACGGGAAAATAGGTCTGGGTCATCCCCATAGGCATGAGGATCTGATTCAGGACATAGGTTTCGTAGGACATCATGGAGGCAGATTCGATGATCATCGCCGCCAAGACGAAATTGGTATTGGAGTAGAGGAACCCCATTCCGGGAGCAAATGCAGCCCCAAGGTCCACACCATATCCCACCAACTCCTCAGGGGTATAGACATAGCTGGGCCCATTATTGAAGAAATCGTTGAAGAACAGAGAGCTTCCTACATAATCGGGAATTCCCGAAGTATGGGCGAGGAGTTGTCGGATGGTGATTTGATCTCCGTAGGCAATGGTTTGGACCAGTGCAGGGTCCAACCAGACACCAAGGGTATCGTCCAAATCCAATGTGCCTTGCGATTGGAGTTTGACCAAGCTTGCGGCGATGATGGATTTGGAAAGGCTTCCAATCCGGAAAATCATATCCTCGTCCGCAACGATTCCTGACCCTGCAAACGCATGGCCCGAGGCTCCTTGCCAGCGCCATTGGTCGGGGGATTCGATCATCATGATTCCTCCAGCGGCCCCAGATGCAGTGAGGTGTTGCTGGAAAATGCCCAGCAGGGAATCCTGAAGGGGGAGCGGTGGCATCGGTAATCCTTGTCCAAAAGTAAAGGAACTAACAAAAAGTAAACTTCCTAGCAGACAGGAAATCAGAGTTGAGTTGTTAACATGCATGAGTACACTAGATAGAAGCAGGGTGAATCATCACGCGAGTAATGAGTCCTATCGAGCAAGTAGATGGACGCTAGATGAGCAATTATTTGTCCTACTACTTATTCACGCATTCAAACCAAAAGACTAAATAGATGTTTAAACAATGATCAAAAAAACAGCTTTTCTTGATGTATGGCTAAACAAATATTCGTGATTGTTCAAATTTATTTAAAATGGTACAATAAAACGACCCACATTCAAATCTTTTTGACAATAATTTATCATTACGAGATTGCACAAAATGCGAATTACCTGACAGCCAGCAAGCTGAAATACCCAAACACCAAAAAACAGGCCCACGGGCCTGCTCCTAGATGCTGGTAAAATAGTCGAATCTCTATATCGTATTTGCCTGAATCTTCCTAGTGGACCATGAGCTTGACGGTCTTGAAAGTTTCTCCTGTTTGTACCCGAATCAGGTACAAGCCAGCTTCCCAATCGCCAATTTCCCAGACTTTCAAGCCGCTCATATCAGGCTGAATCGTCTCGGACATGACTAGCTTTCCGGTTGGACTAAACACCTGAATATCGGCAGCTTGTGGGTTTCTCATTCTCAGGATCAACTCGTGGTCGGTGGGGTTAGGATATACGTCAAAGTCCTGGATGGCGTCGCCCAGACTGGCTTCTACCACCTCTGAGTATGAAAATGCGCCGTCGATATCTACTTGCTTGACTCGATATGCCTGAAGACCGGAGACTGGCAGATGATCGACAAATTCGTAGGATTTTTGGGAAGCGCTATTCCCCGCACCATCGACAGAACCTATGGTCTGAAACTCTCCACGACCAATTTTGCGCTCTACTTCGAAATGGTGGTTATTGGATTCGCTATGGGTAGACCAAGCGATTTGCACCGTGTATGCCTGAACATCGGCTTGAATGCCAGCCCATGTTACCGGAACCACCAACGAGCCCTGCACATCGCCACTTAGGACCGTGATGGAACCACAGCCCCCAATCTGGTCTGTCCAGGTTCCCAAGGTCAAATCTGGCGGATACGGATAGGAAGCGCTGGAATTGGAGTACAGCAAGGATTCGTAGTCGGGCGGATTGGGCGTAGCATCACCGTCGCCCAAGACTTCCCAGCGGCTATTGGCCGTACTCCATTGGATCAATGCCTCGAAGCCGGAACCAGCACCGCCCAATCCCCAATGCTCCCATAGATAGGAACCCGTCGAGGTTTTGTAGGAATATCGGGTAATGGCACCATCTACGACTGTGCCGTCTTGAACCAGCGACTCTGTGGCCCCTGAGTAGAAATTCGGACACAGGCGAGCATTGATTTGGCTGAATGCAGGCATCCCCGCAAACACCAGCAAGAGTGAGAGGATTTGAGTTTTCATGGTGGTAAAGATTATAAAGACTTGGACTGCCTATTCAATGGCAGTCCATTGATTAGGATCTATTTGGAAAAATGCCGTCCAAGCAGATGATGAAGTTGATCACCAGACTGGGCTGCGAAATGTAGATAGGCTGATTGCCTCCTGTGTAGCCCAAAGCCACTTGGCTCATTTCGGTCAAGTTCTGGTCGTCCGTGCTGTACTCCTTGTCGAAAACCAAGGTGTTGGCGAGGACATTCCCAACCGGACTGGCGGAGTTGCCATTGGCTGGCGTAGCCTGAAGCGCATGGTTGTGGGCGGGGATATTTTGGACCAACAGTTGGATCTGCTCCCAGCCATAATAATCTCCTACCTCTGGCGCCATAGCTCCTCCCTGATGCAGGGGAATTCTGCCTCGCAAATCGGGGAGACGAAAGTCTGTGACTCCATTCCCACCATATTGAGTACCCAGAATGGCATATAGCGGGGGGAATTCCACGATATTTATGTATTGCCCTTGGCACAGAGCCCAACCCTCTGGTGCGAAGTTGGGCGCCCAAGGGCGAATTTCACCTGTATAAGCGTTTGATATGGACATGATAGCGGTGAGTTTGACCTTAGTTGAATGGGAAGAAATCGTCTAGCTCCTTGTAGGATAAATCCCTTGTAGACAAATGATGTAGGAAATCACCATGCTTGGCTGGGTAACAGGAAATCCTTTGCCCAATCCTGTACTCCCAATCGCTGATTCATTCATCTCCTTCAAGTTCGAATCATCCGTGCTGTACTCGCGGTCCAATCCGGTGGTGTTCGCCAATAGCGCATTCTCGGGTGCTGCGGTATCACCCGTGTTTGGCTGCGCTTGAAGCACATGGGTGTGGGCGGGAAGTTGATCCACAGTCAAAACCGTGAAATCTGATCCATATGCCTGTCCCAAATACCGGGTAGAAAGCCCTACCCCGGTTCCGCTTCCCACAGGAGCGCGACCTTGAAGATTGGGAAGGCCGAAAGTAGTGGTTCCATTGCCTCCATAGCTGTTGCTGAGGAGCGAAAACAAAGCTGGATTGTCTTGGATTGCCAAAATCTGGCCATTGCAAAGTGCCCATCCCTCGGGTGCATAATTCCCTCCGAACAATCGGATTTCTCCGATATATGCTTCTACTGCTGGCATAAATTGGGTTGATTGGTTTGTGTGATGGAAGAGATGATTGTGGGGCTTTGGAATAGCTCAAAGTTGGGCCTTACACTGCTCGAAATTCAACTCTGATGATTCGAAATTTTTTCACGGAAAATAATCCATACCACTCCCCTACATGTTTGCCTGATAGGTTTTTTACATCAACGGCGAAAGGATTAGGAAAAATGAACCCAACGAATTCGCAAAGAGACCGATAGCTCCCCTTGAGACACAAGCGACATTTCTCCGAATTTCCAGAATAATTACGTGGATGATCTTACCATTTCCCGATCCAAACCGCCTAACGGATTTAGCCTCTCAAGTTTTCATGATGAATTCCTTGGCCAAACGGATTCATCATTACACCTCATCCCTAGCTGCCAAACCTGACAGTCATCAAGTAATGCGCAGGAGAATTGTCATGGGTAGCGGAGGAGTCTCTACGCTTTTAGGCTTAGGGAAATGGAGCCAAAACAAAAAGGCCCTACCAGATGGCAGGGCCTTTTATGAACAAAAGTGAAGTTATTTTACAGGAAGTCCGGGAATCGTACCGGATCAACCTCATTCATCAAACCATAAACAGATTCGAAAATGTCTGCCACTTGAGGCTTGGACCAGTAATCTCCATCATCACCGAAAGCAGCTCTGTGTGCTTTGGCAGTCAGCGTACGTGGTTCCGAATCCAAGTGGTAGTAACCTTCTTGAACCTCCAGCACTTGCTGCATCATGTAGGCAGTAGCACCACCCGGTACGTCCTCGTCGAGGAACAAGATCCGGTTGGTCTTCTTGAGAGATTCAACAATCTTGTGGTGAATGTCGAATGGCAACAAGGTCTGGACATCGATGATCTCCACCTCAATCCCACAGCTGGCCAATTGCTCAGCAGCCTCCATAGCGATGCGGCAGAGCGCACCGTAGGTTACGATGGTCACATCTGATCCTTCACGAATCACCTCTGGAACGCCCAATGGCTCGGTCATTTCCGCCAAGTTGGTCGGAACGGCCTCACGCAGACGATATCCATTCAGCACTTCCACTACCACGGCAGGATCGTCGCCTTGCATCAAAGTGTTGTAGAATCCTGCTGCCTTGGTCATGTTTCGCGGAACGGCGATATGCATGCCTCGCAACGCATGAATCATCATGCCCAATGGAGAACCAGCATGCCAGATCCCTTCCAATCTATGACCACGCGTACGAATGATGGCAGGAGCTTTTTGTCCGCCTGCGGTCCGGTACAAGATAGTCGCCAAGTCGTCAGACAACGTCTGAAGCCCGTAGATGAAGTAATCGAGGTATTGGATTTCGGCAATCGGACGCAAACCACGCAGCGCCAAGCCCACGGCCTGTCCCATGATCGTTGCTTCCCGAATCCCAGTATCCATCACGCGATTGATGCCATATTTTTCCTGAAGCCCCTTGAAGCCTTGGTTGACATCGCCCAATTGGCCGACATCTTCTCCAAAGGCCACAACTCTCGGATCTCTGCCGAAGAGCGAATCGAAGGCACGGTTCAAGATTTCGAAACCGGGCTGCATCTCAGGTTCTGCATCGTACTGTGCAGGTACGTGCTCGACCTTCATGGGAGAGAGATCGGACTCACTCAGGAGATACGTATCGTACCGATATTCACCGGCAGCTTTTTTCTCCTTTCTCCACTTGCGGATGCGATCGACCTCAGGCGCATCCACACCACGAAGCAACAACAACGCTTGATGCGCGACAGCCATCGCCTCACGACGGGAAGGCTCCAACGTCTTTTTGAGTTCTGCGGCCAACTCTTGTAGGGTCTGCTTCTCGGTTGCAACCGAGGCAGCCTGAAGGATCAGGGTCGCCAACTCTTCATTTTCCGCCTTGATCGGGTCTTGGAATTCCTTCCAAGCACGGTTCTTGGCATCCCGCACAGTCTTGCGGGCAGTTTTTTCCATCGCAGCCAATTCCTCCTCTGTAGACAATTCATTGTCGAGGACGTATTGACGGAACTTGGTGAGGCAATCCATTTCGACTTCCCACGCCAAGCGCTCTTTGGTTTTGTATCGTTCGTGACTACCGGAGGTGGAGTGCCCTTGCGGCTGAGTTACCTCCACGACATGGATAATCGAAGGAACATGTTCGTTGCGGGCCAAGTTGGTAGCGGCAGTATAGGCTTCGAGGAGCGCCTCGTAATCCCATGCCTTAACTTGGAAGATCTCGAATCCGCGTTCCGTTTCGGTACGCTGGAAGCCGGACAACATTTCGGCCAGGCTCGTTTTGGTCAATTGGAATTCATTGGGTACGGAGATCCCGTAACCATCATCCCAGATAGACATGACGAGTGGTGCTTGAATCACCCCGATCGCGTTGAGGCTTTCCCAGAAATGACCTTCTGCAGAACTTGCATTCCCGATGGTGCCGAACACTACTTCATTGCCACCCCGGGAGAATTGGGTGAGCTGCTCCAGTTCGGGGATTTCCCGATAGAGCTTGGAAGCCTGGGCGAGACCAGTCAGCCGAGGCATTTGAGAAGCGGTGGGCGAAGCGTCGGGGGAAGAATTGTAGAGTTTGGTCAAATCCTTCCAATTGCCTTGAGCATCCAGATTTCGGGAAGCGAAGTGGGCGTTCATTTGTCGCCCTGCGGAGTTGGGTTCCGCCTCCACATCTGGATTGGCATATAATTGAGCAAATAATTGCTGAAGGGAGGAAATGTCAGTAGCCAAGGCGAAAGTCTGATCCCGGTAGTAGCCGGATCGGATATCACCAGGTTGGAACACCTTGGCCATCGCGATTTGTGGTAGTTCCTTACCGTCTCCGAAAATCCCGAATTTGGCTTTGCCAGTCAGGACTTCCCGTCTTCCCAGCAAGCTGGCTTGACGGCTTTCGTACACGAGACGATAATCATTGAGCACCTCTTCAGGCGACAAAACGTCTTTGATTGTATCTGTCAAATTTAGATTAGAATCAACGCTCATAGTCAAAAAATATCCCGAAAATTAGCGATTATATCAAGAACCGTCAAGTTGACTTTTCCTGACTCAACCTACCAAAAACAAAACTCACCCCCCTCAATAACCTAAAGATCAATAGATTAAGAATTATTTGACCAATTACTGACATTCAGGGTGTTTTTCTGCTTTCGGCACCACTTTTGGTACGAGAATATAAAACAATAACCTGAAATGGTACAAACGATGACTTTCCCTAATCTTCCAACCCAAGATCTTTTCGAGGATACACGCCTTGAACGTCAGCCGATCCTCCCGGAAACGGAGATAGAAAGCCTGAAATTGGCCCTATTGGTCCGCTCTCAGCAATCTTCTGACGACCAATCCCTTGAATCTGCCTACGAACGCCTCGGCGAGTTGCTCAAACGATACCATGAACTCGCTGCAGAAATCCAGCAATTTCGTTCAGAATTGCTCTTTGGATA is a window from the Pontibacter sp. G13 genome containing:
- a CDS encoding serine hydrolase, which gives rise to MPPLPLQDSLLGIFQQHLTASGAAGGIMMIESPDQWRWQGASGHAFAGSGIVADEDMIFRIGSLSKSIIAASLVKLQSQGTLDLDDTLGVWLDPALVQTIAYGDQITIRQLLAHTSGIPDYVGSSLFFNDFFNNGPSYVYTPEELVGYGVDLGAAFAPGMGFLYSNTNFVLAAMIIESASMMSYETYVLNQILMPMGMTQTYFPVANILSGAQMGTYSDIDNNGTIDLVTQVPPSVLFGSGPLVSKLPDMMKWVRAIQTESFLSAAEWTEMKSLGPTGTPGFEYGLGLQAYAFGPFTGFGHSGEVFNSSNMQTIGANGWRIVYNTTHEGFPHDQMMQDLTQFMQLVQDSCQLFQPNLNVAGQVAYQGVAPLNLQASVGGDYQYQWQWDETPVGANTASFAATQPGTYRSIVQDGWGCRDTLPEVEWVDCVSPKWVNPAADTLRGCEDAPIPLTSSWKGDSVQWKAIGVNSSFLVQQSFSWAPTDTGNLIVAEIHNVCGQAFDTVFVQSYPKANSGLDPVLAISLGSDTLLSVGSPGDSVNWYTETGTLLEANTSSFLLEVNGDTAITVEMIPTGMTCPNEETIQVMAFAGMIAPVEWADFQGNWQDGRVLLEWGTWRETNNAYFDVERLEAQGIIRSIGRVEAVGESRDLQVYQWEDALPDPQARWYRITQTDLDGTQSRTDWMEVNVPTKAATLQAWPNPATNLLNVETPYEEGTLMLIDVRGAIVQQIDWPGRPNESIQWSLDGISAGMYLLQFVSHRNVEALPIQVQ
- a CDS encoding T9SS type A sorting domain-containing protein; its protein translation is MKTQILSLLLVFAGMPAFSQINARLCPNFYSGATESLVQDGTVVDGAITRYSYKTSTGSYLWEHWGLGGAGSGFEALIQWSTANSRWEVLGDGDATPNPPDYESLLYSNSSASYPYPPDLTLGTWTDQIGGCGSITVLSGDVQGSLVVPVTWAGIQADVQAYTVQIAWSTHSESNNHHFEVERKIGRGEFQTIGSVDGAGNSASQKSYEFVDHLPVSGLQAYRVKQVDIDGAFSYSEVVEASLGDAIQDFDVYPNPTDHELILRMRNPQAADIQVFSPTGKLVMSETIQPDMSGLKVWEIGDWEAGLYLIRVQTGETFKTVKLMVH
- a CDS encoding tail fiber protein, with translation MSISNAYTGEIRPWAPNFAPEGWALCQGQYINIVEFPPLYAILGTQYGGNGVTDFRLPDLRGRIPLHQGGAMAPEVGDYYGWEQIQLLVQNIPAHNHALQATPANGNSASPVGNVLANTLVFDKEYSTDDQNLTEMSQVALGYTGGNQPIYISQPSLVINFIICLDGIFPNRS
- a CDS encoding tail fiber protein: MPAVEAYIGEIRLFGGNYAPEGWALCNGQILAIQDNPALFSLLSNSYGGNGTTTFGLPNLQGRAPVGSGTGVGLSTRYLGQAYGSDFTVLTVDQLPAHTHVLQAQPNTGDTAAPENALLANTTGLDREYSTDDSNLKEMNESAIGSTGLGKGFPVTQPSMVISYIICLQGIYPTRS
- a CDS encoding thiamine pyrophosphate-dependent enzyme is translated as MSVDSNLNLTDTIKDVLSPEEVLNDYRLVYESRQASLLGRREVLTGKAKFGIFGDGKELPQIAMAKVFQPGDIRSGYYRDQTFALATDISSLQQLFAQLYANPDVEAEPNSAGRQMNAHFASRNLDAQGNWKDLTKLYNSSPDASPTASQMPRLTGLAQASKLYREIPELEQLTQFSRGGNEVVFGTIGNASSAEGHFWESLNAIGVIQAPLVMSIWDDGYGISVPNEFQLTKTSLAEMLSGFQRTETERGFEIFQVKAWDYEALLEAYTAATNLARNEHVPSIIHVVEVTQPQGHSTSGSHERYKTKERLAWEVEMDCLTKFRQYVLDNELSTEEELAAMEKTARKTVRDAKNRAWKEFQDPIKAENEELATLILQAASVATEKQTLQELAAELKKTLEPSRREAMAVAHQALLLLRGVDAPEVDRIRKWRKEKKAAGEYRYDTYLLSESDLSPMKVEHVPAQYDAEPEMQPGFEILNRAFDSLFGRDPRVVAFGEDVGQLGDVNQGFKGLQEKYGINRVMDTGIREATIMGQAVGLALRGLRPIAEIQYLDYFIYGLQTLSDDLATILYRTAGGQKAPAIIRTRGHRLEGIWHAGSPLGMMIHALRGMHIAVPRNMTKAAGFYNTLMQGDDPAVVVEVLNGYRLREAVPTNLAEMTEPLGVPEVIREGSDVTIVTYGALCRIAMEAAEQLASCGIEVEIIDVQTLLPFDIHHKIVESLKKTNRILFLDEDVPGGATAYMMQQVLEVQEGYYHLDSEPRTLTAKAHRAAFGDDGDYWSKPQVADIFESVYGLMNEVDPVRFPDFL